The nucleotide window ACAACCGGCGGGGCTTCCGGTACAGGAGCTGGCACCACCGGCTGTGCAACTTGCATCAACGCAGGATCGAGGGACGGATCGACAGGCGCGGTATCGGCCACCGACGTCGACGACTCAGCAGTATCCTGCGCGTCATCGCTGGCTGTCTTGTCGTCGGTCTGCGCCGGTTTATCGGCGGGCAAGGATTTGCCGCTATCGGCAACCGTCGGTTCCGGGGCGGCAGACTGGTCGTTGTTCACGTCCTTTTTGCTGGCGTTGTCCGTAGTTTTGTCGCGTACGGGCTTAGTCGATCCGTCCGCCACGACCGAGGGCTTGTTCTGGGCCTGATTGGCGTAGACCTGAGCGAAGCTGGACGCCTTGTCCCCGGGCTCAGCCGCCAGTGCCGGTGTATTGGCGGACACGGCTTGAGTCTTGGCCGCAGCGGCGGCCTGAAGAAGAATGTTGGGGGTAACGGGCATAAAACGGTCTCCGCTGCACTGGGGTCGTAGGTACAGTTGAGCAAGTTGACTGCAAAGGTCGAGCCAGCTTTGCTCGCTAGCCGCTAAAAGCGTCGGACGGTTGCGTTATTCAGCGAGGGAGCGCTGGCGCTCCGCTTCGTAGAGCGGGCGGATAATGGCGAATTCGCCGTCAATTTCTCCGACCAGCGCTTCAATACCTTCGAGGCTTTTTTGCTTGGCTCGCTGCTCCAGCTCATGACACAGCTCGGCCAGCCGGGTAGCGCCCATATTGCTGCTGCTGCCTTTGAAGCTGTGCGCAGCGGCGCCCAACTTCTCGGCATCGTCAGCTTTTCGCAGCAGGCTTAAGCGCTCTTCGGAATCAGCGAGAAAGGTATCGAGCAATTCTGGATACCCGTCCTCCATAACTTCCTGCAACGCGCTCAGCACGTCGCGATCCAGATGTGTGTCAGCCACTTGTTCACTCCTTGATCAAGAACGCCTGGGATTATGCCAGAGCCTCCCAGAAAAACTCCACGCGAGCACTTCGACCATTATCGGACCAGCTCGCATTTTGACTCAACTGGCGGATCAAATTGATTCCGCGTCCCGACAGACGGACATCATCGACGGGACGCGCCATTACCCGCGCCACATCGAAGCCCTTGCCGCTGTCTTCGACCCGGACCGTCAGGCAACCGCCCTCGCCTTTTGGCATCACCTGCAAATGCACCCGCACATAGCCGTCCCGCAATTCGTCCAGGCGTGTGTTGCGCTGCTGATAATAACGCGCAAACCCCGACGCATCGCGTTTCAGATTTGAATCCAACCCCAGCACGCCGTGCTCCAGAGCGTTGGAATAAAGCTCTGCCAGCACACTGTAGAGTGTGCCACTCTGAGCCCGCAGGCCATGGACCTCAAGCAGCAGTTGCAACAGATACGGCAGTGGATTGAAGCGTTTGAGGGTGGCGGCGCGGAACTCGAAACTCACCGACCAGTCCAGCGGGGAGGACTGGCCGCTGTCGGAATACACGGGCGTCGGCGGGCTCAATTTCGCCACCTCCAGCAGGCGGACCTCGACCATGCTCACGTCATCCCGGGCCTCGCCGCGAAAGTCCCGCAGGGCCTGTTCGATTTCTTCGAACAGCGCATCAGGCTGACGATTGGCTGCAAACACCTGCTCCAATCGCTCTACGCCAAACAACTGTTCATTGGCATCGCAAGTATCGATCACCCCGTCAGACAGCAAGAACACCCGATCGCCGACGGCCATCGGGAACACCTCGGTGCGATCATCGAAGGCTTGCGGGCTCAGCACCCCCAGCGGCAAGTGCCGTGCCGTCAGCGCCATACGTTCGCCGCTGGCGGTGTTGTGCAAGTAACCGTCCGGCATCCCACCGTTCCAGACCTCCACCGAACCTCGCTGAAAGCTCAGGCACAGCAGGGCCGCACAGCAGAACATGTCCACCGGCAGGATGCGCTTGAGCTTGGCGTTCATTTCACGCAGGGTTTCGGACAAGCCATAGCCCTTGGCCGTCATGCCGTAGAAGACTTCGGCCAACGGCATGGCGCCGACGGCAGCCGGCAAACCATGACCCGTAAAATCGCCGAGCAGCACGTGCATGTCGCCGGCCGGGGTGAACGCAGCCAGCAACAGATCGCCGTTGAACAGCGCATAGGGTGATTGCAGGTAACGGATGTTCGGCGCACTCAGGCAACCGGAGTGGGCGACCTTGTCGAACACGGCTTTGGCGACGCGCTGTTCGTTGAGCAGGTAATCGTGATGCCTGGCGATCAGGTCTCGCTGCTCCAGCACCGTGGCCTGCAAACGCCGCAAGCGGTCCATCGCCTTGATCTTGGCGGCGAGGATCACCTGGTTGTAAGGCTTTGCCAGAAAGTCGTCGCCCCCGGCCTCCAGACAACGGGCCAGGGCTTCGCTCTCGGTCAACGACGTCAGAAAGATGATCGGCACCAGGGTTTCGCCGGCCAGCGCCTTGATTTGCTGCGCAGCCTCGAAACCGTCCATCACCGGCATCATGGCGTCCATCAGCACCAGGTGCGGTCGTTGCCAACGGAATGCTTCGACCGCCTCGGCACCGTTGGCGGCCGTCAGCACTTCATGACCCTGGCGCCGGACGATAGTCGACAGCAGCAAGCGATCGGCCGCGCTGTCTTCAGCGATGAGTACTGTCAGCGGCTCGAGCGGCTGCATGACGATCAACTGATGTCGAACAACTTGTCGAAGTTGGAGATGGCGAGAATCTTCTTCACATCGGAACTGCTGTTGACGACGCGAATATCGGAACTGTCGCCACCGGCGTGATCACGCAGCAAGAGCAACATGCCCAGAGCAGAGCTATCGAGATACGTGGCTTCCTTCAGGTCCACCACAATGGAATCGGGTTTCTTTTTGAGTTTTTCGTAGGACTCGCGAAACTCCTGATGTCGACCGAAATCGAATCGCCCCTTGATCGAGATCGTCAGCTTTTGCCCATCTGGAGATACTTCTGTAACGACTGACATTTCACGGCTTCCTTGTCATTGGCGAACGTACGTGTAGAAGGTTTAGCACCTGATGGGGGCAGGAGCAAGGTCAAAAGATCGCAGCCTTCGGCAGCTCCTACATTGACCGTATGCAAACCCGATCCTGTTGGAGCTGCCGAAGGCTGCGATCTTTTAAAACCGACACTCAATACGGATCCTGTCGCGGCAACCGCTGGGACAGTTCATCCAGCAGCTTCTGCTCACGCTTGTCTTCCAGTTGCCGTGCCTCATCCATGTAGCGCTGAACCAGCTTGCGCAAGCCTTCGACCCTGGCAAACGCCTGCTGCCAGGCTTCCCGGGCCTTGTTCAGGTTGTTTTGATGCCAGTTCAGGCTCTGGCGCTGCTGGTCGATGGCTGTGCCCAGTTGCGCGAGAAAGCCCTGATAACCCAGCAGCCACTGGCCCGAGACGCCACTGCTGCCGCGCACGATCCATTGCTCCTGGTATTCCAGGCGGAACTTTTCCAGGTCGGCCAGTTTGCTTTCCGCCAGACGAACCTGGCCCTGGAAGTGTCCCAGGCGCTGAACGGCGGTTTTCTCGGCCTTTTCAGCCATTTCCACCACGGGCGCCAGGCGTGCTGCGCGGCTCTGGGCCATGGCCGGTTAGCCACCGGCCGCCGGGGCGAAGATCGACCCGAGGTGCGCTTCGCTTTCGCCCAGGCTGATGCTGTCGTTCAGCCCCTGACGCTGGTACTTGACCAACTGCGGTTGCAGCGAAATCGCCAGGTCGGTTTCCCGGTCACCGCCGGCCACGTAGGCACCGACGCTGATCAGGTCGCGACTCTGCTGATAACGTGACCACAACTGCTTGAAATACTGTGCGCGGGCCATGTGCTCCGGCGTCACCACCGACGGCATGACCCGGCTGATAGACGCTTCGATATCGATGGCCGGGTAATGCCCTTCCTCGGCCAGGCGCCGGGACAGCACGATGTGCCCGTCGAGCACACCCCGCGCCGAGTCGGCGATCGGGTCCTGCTGGTCGTCGCCTTCAGACAATACGGTGTAAAACGCCGTGATCGAACCGCCGCCCTTTTCGGCGTTACCGGCCCGCTCCACCAGTTTCGGCAACTTGGCGAACACCGACGGCGGATAGCCCTTGGTCGCTGGAGGTTCGCCGATAGCCAGGGCGATTTCCCGCTGGGCCTGGGCGAAACGGGTCAGGGAATCCATCAGCAACAGGACATTCTTGCCCTTATCACGAAAATATTCGGCGATTCGCGTGCAATACATGGCCGCGCGCAGACGCATCAGCGGCGCATCGTCCGCGGGTGAAGCCACCACCACCGAACGCTTGAGCCCTTCTTCGCCAAGGATGTGCTCGATGAATTCTTTAACTTCTCGACCCCGCTCGCCGATCAGCCCGACCACGATAATGTCGGCCTCGGTGAAGCGGGTCATCATGCCCAGCAGCACACTCTTGCCCACGCCAGTACCGGCGAACAACCCGAGCCGTTGACCGCGACCGACCGTCAACAAACCGTTGATGCAACGAATACCGACGTCCAGCGGCTGGCTGATCGGGTCACGCTTGAGCGGGTTGATGGTCGGGCCGTCCATCGGCACCCAGTCTTCAGCCTTCATCCCGCCCTTGCCATCCAGCGCACGACCGGCACCGTCGAGTACCCGCCCGAGCATGCTCATGCCCATCGGCAAACGACCGTTGTCCGCCAGGGGAACCACGCGCGCCCCAGGGGCGATGCCGGCAACGCTGCCGACCGGCATCAGAAAAACTTTGCTGCCAGAGAAGCCCATGACCTCGGCTTCGACCTGCACCGGGTGATAGCTGTCATCGTTGATGACCATGCAGCGGCTGCCCATGGCGGCGCGCAAGCCTTCGGCTTCGAGGGTCAGGCCGACCATGCGCAGCAGGCGACCTTCAAGGATTGGCGCGCCAGCCAGCTCCGTGGCCTCGGCGTAGCTACCGAGGCGCTTGGCGAAGCTGGTGCGATCAAGGCGCATCGGGATCGTCCAGTTCTGGCTCGACCGGGGCAACCGCCGGCCTTTCGTCAGTCGGCAGCTCCAGGCTCAGGTCTGGCGCGGCCGGGTGCAGCGCCTGATCGTGCAATTGATCGAACAGCTTGGCCATGACCTGGGTCACACGGGTTTCGATGGTGGCGTCGATACGGCTGTGCTCCGTCTCGACCCGGCAACCGCCCGGCAACAGGGATTCGTCCTCGACGATGCGCCAGGTTTCTTCATGGCGCTCGCGCAAGGCTTTGACCTGTGCGAAATCCTGCGGATTGACGTACAACCGCACGTTGCCTACGCCCAGCGGCAAGAGCTTGAGCGCTTCGCGCATGACGTGTTCGATCTGCGTCGAGTCGAAGGCCAGTTCGCGCTGAATCACTTGTTTGGTGATGTGCTGCACGAGGTCGACCAGCGACTTTTCGATCTGCATGTCCTGCTCGGCAATGGGCTCGAACAGGTTGACCATCAATTGTTCCAGGCCAGCGATCTTGGCCGCCAGGGCCACATCGGCTTCCTGACGGACCTTGAGCGTAGTGCTGTGGAAACCTTCTTTTTCACCGATGGCGAAGCCCTCGTTGTAGGCCTCCTGGCGAATGCTTTCGAGCTCTTCAAGGGTCAGTGGCTGGACTTCTTCCAGCGGCACTTCTTCCATTTCCGGCGGTTCGGGTTCCGGCTCCGGCTCGGGTTCCGGCACGAACGGGTCGAAGCTGGGCAACGAC belongs to Pseudomonas sp. B21-015 and includes:
- a CDS encoding Hpt domain-containing protein, producing MADTHLDRDVLSALQEVMEDGYPELLDTFLADSEERLSLLRKADDAEKLGAAAHSFKGSSSNMGATRLAELCHELEQRAKQKSLEGIEALVGEIDGEFAIIRPLYEAERQRSLAE
- a CDS encoding fused response regulator/phosphatase, with the translated sequence MQPLEPLTVLIAEDSAADRLLLSTIVRRQGHEVLTAANGAEAVEAFRWQRPHLVLMDAMMPVMDGFEAAQQIKALAGETLVPIIFLTSLTESEALARCLEAGGDDFLAKPYNQVILAAKIKAMDRLRRLQATVLEQRDLIARHHDYLLNEQRVAKAVFDKVAHSGCLSAPNIRYLQSPYALFNGDLLLAAFTPAGDMHVLLGDFTGHGLPAAVGAMPLAEVFYGMTAKGYGLSETLREMNAKLKRILPVDMFCCAALLCLSFQRGSVEVWNGGMPDGYLHNTASGERMALTARHLPLGVLSPQAFDDRTEVFPMAVGDRVFLLSDGVIDTCDANEQLFGVERLEQVFAANRQPDALFEEIEQALRDFRGEARDDVSMVEVRLLEVAKLSPPTPVYSDSGQSSPLDWSVSFEFRAATLKRFNPLPYLLQLLLEVHGLRAQSGTLYSVLAELYSNALEHGVLGLDSNLKRDASGFARYYQQRNTRLDELRDGYVRVHLQVMPKGEGGCLTVRVEDSGKGFDVARVMARPVDDVRLSGRGINLIRQLSQNASWSDNGRSARVEFFWEALA
- a CDS encoding STAS domain-containing protein, giving the protein MSVVTEVSPDGQKLTISIKGRFDFGRHQEFRESYEKLKKKPDSIVVDLKEATYLDSSALGMLLLLRDHAGGDSSDIRVVNSSSDVKKILAISNFDKLFDIS
- the fliJ gene encoding flagellar export protein FliJ; this encodes MAQSRAARLAPVVEMAEKAEKTAVQRLGHFQGQVRLAESKLADLEKFRLEYQEQWIVRGSSGVSGQWLLGYQGFLAQLGTAIDQQRQSLNWHQNNLNKAREAWQQAFARVEGLRKLVQRYMDEARQLEDKREQKLLDELSQRLPRQDPY
- the fliI gene encoding flagellar protein export ATPase FliI — translated: MRLDRTSFAKRLGSYAEATELAGAPILEGRLLRMVGLTLEAEGLRAAMGSRCMVINDDSYHPVQVEAEVMGFSGSKVFLMPVGSVAGIAPGARVVPLADNGRLPMGMSMLGRVLDGAGRALDGKGGMKAEDWVPMDGPTINPLKRDPISQPLDVGIRCINGLLTVGRGQRLGLFAGTGVGKSVLLGMMTRFTEADIIVVGLIGERGREVKEFIEHILGEEGLKRSVVVASPADDAPLMRLRAAMYCTRIAEYFRDKGKNVLLLMDSLTRFAQAQREIALAIGEPPATKGYPPSVFAKLPKLVERAGNAEKGGGSITAFYTVLSEGDDQQDPIADSARGVLDGHIVLSRRLAEEGHYPAIDIEASISRVMPSVVTPEHMARAQYFKQLWSRYQQSRDLISVGAYVAGGDRETDLAISLQPQLVKYQRQGLNDSISLGESEAHLGSIFAPAAGG
- the fliH gene encoding flagellar assembly protein FliH, which gives rise to MSSKHDESNTDLIRAKDVSGFDVWSLPSFDPFVPEPEPEPEPEPPEMEEVPLEEVQPLTLEELESIRQEAYNEGFAIGEKEGFHSTTLKVRQEADVALAAKIAGLEQLMVNLFEPIAEQDMQIEKSLVDLVQHITKQVIQRELAFDSTQIEHVMREALKLLPLGVGNVRLYVNPQDFAQVKALRERHEETWRIVEDESLLPGGCRVETEHSRIDATIETRVTQVMAKLFDQLHDQALHPAAPDLSLELPTDERPAVAPVEPELDDPDAP